Proteins encoded in a region of the Quercus lobata isolate SW786 chromosome 8, ValleyOak3.0 Primary Assembly, whole genome shotgun sequence genome:
- the LOC115958275 gene encoding mediator of RNA polymerase II transcription subunit 6: protein MATPPVAGGPAMNPEGPTAVAPTPGTDMTGICFKDQLWLNTYPLDRNLVFDYFALSPFYDWTCNNEQLRMRSIHPLDLSHLSKMTGTEYMLYEVLEPHLFVIRKQKRDGPEKVTPMLTYYILDGSIYQAPQLCNVFAARISRSLYHISKAFTIAASKLEKIGYVDADEGAAVESKVAKETIDFKEVKRVDHILASLQRKLPPAPPPPPFPEGYVPPASADTEKAPEVQQSGEVQPPPVDPIIDQGPAKRMKI from the exons ATGGCAACGCCACCGGTGGCGGGTGGTCCGGCAATGAACCCGGAGGGTCCAACGGCGGTGGCTCCTACTCCGGGAACAGACATGACTGGGATATGCTTCAAGGACCAGTTATGGCTCAACACTTACCCTTTGGACCGAAACTTGGTGTTCGATTACTTTGCTCTCTCACCATTCTACGACTGGACTTGCAACAATGAGCAACTCCGCATGCGCTCCATTCATCCACTCGACCTCTCTCACCTCTC AAAAATGACAGGCACAGAATACATGCTATATGAAGTTTTGGAGCCCCATTTATTTGTTATCCGCAAGCAAAAGAGGGATGGTCCTGAGAAAGTTACACCAATGCTGACTTACTATATTTTGGATGGTTCAATTTACCAAGCACCGCAGCTTTGCAATGTTTTTGCTGCTCGAATT AGCCGGTCTCTTTATCATATATCCAAAGCTTTTACGATTGCTGCTTCAAAATTGGAGAAGATTGGATATG TTGATGCTGATGAGGGTGCAGCCGTGGAATCAAAGGTTGCTAAAGAGACAATTGATTTTAAGGAAGTTAAGCGAGTAGATCATATTCTTGCATCCTTGCAACGAAAG CTACCACCagctcctccaccaccaccatttcCAGAAGGCTATGTTCCTCCTGCCAGTGCAGACACAGAGAAAGCACCCGAAGTGCAGCAATCCGGAGAAGTACAACCTCCTCCAGTTGATCCCATTATTGATCAAGGTCCAgctaaaagaatgaaaatttga